In one window of Saprospiraceae bacterium DNA:
- a CDS encoding M4 family metallopeptidase has product MRKFLSILFVLQCMLVFGQTAEFKKPIRFQDQNAGTVSGKILNKPGTALPYADPIIFNSGMSGLKSMPSSAIPMLKKDFLVLEKDEEGMPSRLSFHIISPRNADPGPAFWAEQLGKVFDPQKNLGIDWLSQSDQYDELNIRHLKFQQFFDGLAVLGCEYLLHLYPDGKTLAHGKFSQPDQIRSIRISLEQATEIAKNALLQKGIAFAEQTGPVPKFIKTGLAAHQTGYVQHPENKEWRLVYELEYYPASTHKYLLWIDAENGEVMKLRKDQCQLHYNTNNCSFAEEICSHGDLHSLPDPQDAETTTARDLFDINRTLRVWRDGSFQYFIDGSRPMFKPGSFKLDDPVGAIWTLDGLNSNENNIRVGPIRSNSNIWAKNAVSAHYNAGLAYEYYLNTHARNSINGKGGTIISIINITEAGGGGLDNAFWNGEAMFYGNGGTAFNSLAKSLDVAGHEMSHGVIQSTANLAYENESGAINESFADIFGCMIDRDDWKLGEDVVKLSAFPSGALRDMSNPHNGAQSNDFGRWQPKHVSEQYKGTLDNGGVHINSGIPNHAFYLFVKELAKSSSEEQGKVIAEKIFYRALSNYLTRSSNFKDLRNAVEQACIDLHGNNSNVHNAARFAFDQVGIGSSGNPGGGGQQYQNDLPVNPGTLFAVCTDDNNLGVYLINIQTSQIFQLSSRAISSKPSVTDNGSEIYYVGADSRLYGLFLNQTTKIYEEVILDTDPIYRNAVISKDGRLLAVLYDQEENKIHVFDWSRQVWKTFTLTNPTTSTGGNATSNVRYADFMDFEHSGEYLMYDALSKLDQNTGGSYEYWDIGFLRVWNRSTNNFGDGHIEKLFSDLPENTSIGNPSFSKNSPYIIAFDYLEEDLFGNTFYILGANVETGTVGEIAANRDDTGYPNYSVDDKFIMYNGEDNGGNISIKFKQLAANKIQSGGNEQLFISEARWGSFFANGNRVLIKNEDLESIHDLEVYPVPFDKTLNISLNSNQNQELNIQLINSLGVEILKEKRTLESGKNQLQLNVPELNNGVYFLKLMTREGMVSVAVMKG; this is encoded by the coding sequence ATGAGAAAATTCTTATCCATCCTTTTCGTACTTCAATGCATGTTGGTTTTCGGGCAAACTGCAGAGTTTAAAAAACCAATCCGGTTTCAGGACCAAAATGCCGGGACTGTATCCGGAAAGATTCTGAATAAACCCGGAACGGCCCTTCCATATGCAGATCCCATAATCTTTAATTCCGGAATGTCGGGATTGAAGTCGATGCCTTCATCTGCAATTCCAATGTTAAAAAAGGATTTTCTGGTTTTGGAAAAAGATGAAGAAGGAATGCCCAGCAGATTGAGTTTTCATATCATCTCACCCAGAAATGCAGATCCCGGACCGGCATTTTGGGCGGAGCAGTTGGGCAAGGTTTTCGATCCTCAAAAAAATTTGGGCATCGACTGGCTGAGCCAATCCGATCAATACGATGAATTAAATATAAGGCATCTGAAGTTCCAGCAATTTTTTGATGGTCTAGCTGTTTTGGGCTGTGAATATCTCTTGCATTTATATCCGGATGGAAAAACCCTGGCTCATGGCAAATTCAGTCAACCGGATCAAATCCGCTCCATTCGGATATCCCTGGAACAGGCAACTGAAATAGCGAAGAATGCCTTGCTCCAAAAGGGAATTGCATTTGCCGAACAGACAGGACCGGTACCCAAATTTATTAAAACCGGATTGGCCGCACATCAAACCGGATATGTGCAGCATCCTGAAAATAAAGAATGGCGGCTGGTCTATGAGCTGGAATATTATCCTGCATCCACACATAAATATTTGCTTTGGATTGACGCTGAAAACGGAGAAGTGATGAAGTTGCGAAAAGACCAGTGCCAATTGCATTACAATACTAACAACTGTTCGTTTGCTGAAGAAATTTGTTCGCACGGAGACTTGCATTCTTTGCCCGATCCCCAGGATGCGGAAACGACCACCGCTCGTGATTTATTCGACATCAACAGAACGCTGCGCGTTTGGCGCGATGGAAGCTTCCAGTACTTTATCGATGGTTCCCGTCCCATGTTTAAACCAGGATCATTCAAACTGGACGATCCGGTGGGCGCCATCTGGACACTTGATGGACTCAACAGCAATGAAAATAATATCCGCGTTGGGCCCATCCGCAGCAATTCAAACATCTGGGCAAAAAATGCGGTTTCAGCACATTACAATGCAGGACTGGCCTATGAGTATTATTTAAATACCCATGCCCGCAATTCCATCAATGGAAAAGGAGGAACGATCATTTCCATCATCAACATAACAGAAGCAGGAGGTGGCGGACTCGATAATGCATTCTGGAATGGGGAAGCCATGTTCTATGGAAACGGCGGCACCGCGTTCAACAGTTTAGCCAAAAGTCTGGACGTAGCTGGTCATGAAATGTCGCATGGCGTGATCCAAAGTACGGCCAACCTGGCCTATGAAAATGAATCCGGAGCAATCAATGAATCTTTTGCAGATATTTTCGGATGCATGATTGATCGCGACGATTGGAAGCTCGGAGAAGATGTGGTCAAACTCAGCGCATTTCCGTCGGGTGCTCTTCGCGATATGAGCAATCCGCACAATGGAGCTCAATCCAATGATTTCGGTAGATGGCAACCCAAACACGTTTCCGAGCAATATAAAGGAACCCTGGATAATGGGGGAGTTCATATCAACAGTGGAATTCCTAACCATGCCTTTTACTTGTTTGTAAAGGAACTCGCCAAGAGCAGTTCGGAAGAACAGGGAAAAGTCATTGCAGAAAAAATATTTTACAGAGCTCTGTCCAATTACCTCACGAGGTCTTCTAATTTTAAGGATCTGCGCAACGCGGTCGAACAAGCGTGTATCGATCTTCACGGGAATAATTCAAATGTTCACAATGCAGCCAGATTTGCATTCGACCAGGTCGGAATCGGTTCAAGTGGAAATCCCGGTGGTGGCGGACAACAATACCAGAATGACCTGCCGGTCAATCCCGGAACTTTATTTGCAGTTTGTACCGACGATAATAATCTGGGGGTTTACCTCATCAATATTCAGACCAGTCAGATTTTTCAGTTGAGCAGCCGCGCCATCAGCAGCAAACCCAGCGTGACCGATAACGGTTCCGAAATATATTATGTAGGTGCAGATTCGAGATTGTATGGTTTGTTTTTAAACCAAACTACAAAAATCTACGAAGAAGTGATTCTGGATACCGACCCGATTTACAGGAATGCGGTCATCTCCAAAGACGGAAGATTGCTGGCCGTCCTGTATGACCAGGAAGAAAATAAAATTCATGTATTTGATTGGTCCAGGCAGGTTTGGAAAACATTTACACTCACCAATCCAACTACATCCACCGGGGGTAATGCAACTTCGAATGTGCGCTATGCAGACTTTATGGACTTCGAACATTCGGGCGAATACCTGATGTATGATGCATTGAGCAAATTGGATCAAAATACCGGAGGAAGCTACGAATACTGGGATATCGGATTTTTGAGAGTCTGGAATCGCAGTACCAACAATTTTGGCGATGGACACATCGAGAAATTATTTTCAGACCTTCCTGAAAATACCAGCATAGGGAACCCTTCTTTTTCAAAAAATTCGCCCTACATCATTGCCTTCGATTATCTGGAGGAAGATCTTTTTGGCAATACTTTTTACATCCTTGGGGCCAATGTCGAAACGGGTACGGTTGGTGAAATTGCAGCAAACAGGGATGATACCGGTTATCCGAACTATTCCGTCGACGATAAATTTATCATGTACAACGGAGAAGATAATGGCGGAAATATTTCAATAAAATTCAAGCAACTGGCAGCCAATAAAATTCAATCGGGCGGTAACGAACAGTTGTTTATATCCGAAGCAAGATGGGGCTCCTTTTTTGCAAACGGCAACAGAGTGCTGATTAAGAATGAAGATCTCGAGTCGATCCATGATCTGGAAGTATATCCTGTTCCATTTGATAAAACCTTGAATATTTCTTTAAACAGCAATCAAAATCAGGAATTGAATATTCAATTGATCAATAGTTTGGGAGTAGAAATTTTAAAAGAAAAACGAACCCTTGAATCCGGAAAAAATCAACTTCAGTTGAATGTGCCGGAATTGAATAACGGAGTTTATTTCTTAAAGCTCATGACGCGGGAAGGAATGGTGAGTGTGGCGGTAATGAAGGGGTAG
- a CDS encoding glycosyltransferase family 9 protein, whose translation MHINKGSKILILRFSSIGDIVLTTPVIRCLKQQTGAEIHYLTKSKFSELLVDDPHIDQLWTFENNWKEIKPALQNEQYDLIVDLHKNMRSYGLSWALGCKTIRFDKLNFRKWLTVFSKRIVLPQKHLVDRYFDALKPYGIYNDGKGLDLHFKKQDLTVFKLPATYAVGVLGATYYTKQIPRVKWEEIIGTSKFPVVLLGGTNERSLGDDLTAVYPGKLINLCGQTTLQQSAAVIQSCEYLITPDTGMMHIGAAFKKSMHVFWGNTIPEFGMYPYYGDEKVNWVSHEVKDLSCRPCSKLGYQQCPKGHFKCMMEQTV comes from the coding sequence ATGCACATCAATAAAGGAAGCAAAATCCTCATCCTGCGCTTTAGTTCGATTGGCGATATTGTACTGACTACGCCGGTTATTCGTTGTCTAAAACAGCAGACGGGAGCGGAAATACATTATTTGACTAAATCGAAATTTTCGGAACTGCTGGTAGATGATCCGCACATCGATCAATTGTGGACGTTCGAAAACAATTGGAAGGAAATAAAACCAGCACTTCAAAACGAACAATACGATCTCATCGTCGATCTCCATAAGAACATGCGTTCGTATGGCTTGAGTTGGGCCCTGGGTTGTAAAACCATTCGCTTTGACAAACTGAATTTTCGCAAATGGCTTACTGTCTTTAGTAAACGCATTGTTCTACCCCAAAAACATCTCGTGGACCGGTATTTTGATGCTTTAAAACCTTATGGCATCTATAACGACGGCAAGGGATTGGACCTTCACTTTAAAAAACAGGATTTGACAGTGTTTAAATTGCCTGCAACTTATGCCGTCGGCGTTTTGGGTGCAACGTATTATACCAAGCAAATTCCACGGGTAAAATGGGAAGAGATCATAGGGACCAGCAAGTTTCCGGTTGTGCTTTTAGGAGGCACTAACGAACGTTCGTTAGGTGATGACCTGACTGCTGTTTATCCGGGAAAGCTTATCAATTTATGCGGACAAACCACACTTCAGCAATCGGCAGCCGTAATTCAGTCCTGCGAATATTTAATCACCCCGGATACGGGAATGATGCACATCGGAGCAGCGTTTAAAAAATCAATGCACGTGTTCTGGGGAAATACGATTCCTGAATTTGGCATGTATCCCTATTACGGCGATGAAAAAGTGAATTGGGTTAGTCACGAGGTGAAAGATCTGTCCTGCAGGCCTTGTTCGAAATTGGGCTACCAACAGTGTCCCAAAGGGCATTTTAAGTGTATGATGGAACAGACCGTTTAG
- a CDS encoding T9SS type A sorting domain-containing protein, producing MKIILLFTLIFLVSQGNVSSQKYDFKWLLGQSFADNPYDTGWGCAIMDFDTPDGNPVFYEEKYKLIDFITSGANICDEHGNYLFACNGGYVEGPNDSLMQNGDDLADGSVYPEPVTAANQNILILPKTSSKKEYYVINKIPHYYENYGLAISKLEYSVINMNLNSGNGIVVERRKLLLNDTLDNASLIATKHANGRDWWLITTEGTKVGYYVYYISGQDFKLHKYYNFNIIKSRGESGQTFFSHCGNYLATASGDGLLNRYNLYFMKFDRCNGEIESFQKKFVPYQKITWDAGCSFSPDSKYLYYATLDTLYQFPIVGDSLGDRQIAGIYDGFREDIGGNFMNSTEFGPMQFAPDGKIYFQETGLQSRSMHTIHNPNGDHENCNFKQHDIYSPTIKMCLPNFPNYRLGPIDGSICDTLGIDNIPWCHWRYKQDSTDFLNFYFTDLSAYEVEEWYWDFSDPASPDNKSREVNPIHRFSAPGVFEVCLIVKNRNGADTLCRKVRIGVVSNKDEHVPYVVIQSWPNPFSEFMVINILDYNPQDMYIDIIDLNGKIVYRNKARQGSHWVRTETWPQGVFFARVFERGELIYTEKMLKKN from the coding sequence ATGAAAATCATTTTGTTATTTACCCTTATATTCTTAGTATCACAAGGAAACGTATCATCTCAAAAATACGATTTCAAATGGTTATTAGGTCAAAGTTTTGCTGATAATCCTTACGACACTGGTTGGGGTTGCGCTATCATGGATTTTGATACGCCAGATGGCAATCCTGTTTTTTATGAAGAAAAATATAAGCTAATTGATTTTATAACCAGTGGAGCCAATATTTGTGATGAACATGGAAATTATTTATTTGCTTGCAATGGTGGTTATGTAGAAGGTCCAAATGATAGTTTGATGCAAAATGGAGATGATTTGGCAGATGGAAGTGTATATCCTGAACCAGTAACAGCAGCAAACCAGAATATACTGATACTACCAAAAACCAGTAGTAAAAAAGAATATTATGTTATCAATAAAATACCACATTATTACGAAAATTATGGTCTTGCCATATCTAAACTTGAATATTCAGTGATAAATATGAATTTAAATTCAGGTAATGGAATAGTCGTTGAAAGGCGGAAATTATTGCTCAACGATACATTAGATAATGCATCACTAATAGCAACAAAACATGCAAATGGACGTGATTGGTGGTTGATAACAACTGAAGGCACAAAAGTTGGATATTATGTTTATTACATAAGTGGCCAAGATTTTAAACTTCATAAATATTATAATTTTAATATCATAAAATCACGTGGAGAATCAGGTCAAACATTCTTCTCTCATTGCGGAAATTATTTAGCAACTGCATCTGGTGATGGTTTATTAAATAGATACAATTTATATTTTATGAAATTTGACAGATGTAATGGTGAAATTGAATCATTTCAAAAAAAGTTTGTACCATATCAAAAAATAACCTGGGATGCAGGCTGCAGTTTTTCACCGGACAGCAAGTATTTATATTATGCTACTTTGGATACATTGTACCAATTTCCAATTGTTGGAGACAGTTTGGGAGATAGGCAAATAGCAGGCATTTACGATGGTTTCAGAGAAGACATTGGGGGAAACTTTATGAACTCTACAGAATTTGGGCCCATGCAATTTGCTCCCGATGGCAAGATATATTTTCAAGAAACAGGTTTACAGTCCAGATCCATGCACACCATTCATAATCCCAATGGAGACCATGAGAATTGCAATTTCAAACAGCATGATATATACTCGCCAACGATTAAAATGTGCCTCCCCAACTTCCCCAACTATCGCTTAGGGCCCATTGATGGCAGTATCTGCGATACTCTGGGCATCGACAACATTCCCTGGTGTCACTGGCGCTACAAGCAGGATAGTACTGATTTCTTAAACTTTTATTTTACCGATCTGAGTGCCTATGAAGTGGAAGAATGGTACTGGGATTTTAGTGATCCTGCCAGTCCAGACAACAAAAGCAGGGAAGTTAATCCCATTCATCGCTTTTCAGCACCTGGCGTTTTCGAAGTTTGTCTCATCGTTAAAAACAGGAATGGCGCGGATACACTTTGTCGTAAGGTTCGCATTGGAGTTGTGAGCAATAAAGATGAGCATGTCCCATACGTAGTAATTCAAAGCTGGCCCAATCCCTTCAGCGAATTTATGGTGATCAATATCCTGGACTACAATCCACAAGATATGTACATCGACATTATCGACCTGAATGGCAAAATCGTTTACAGAAATAAAGCGAGGCAAGGCAGCCACTGGGTCCGAACCGAAACCTGGCCGCAAGGCGTGTTTTTCGCCAGGGTCTTTGAAAGGGGCGAGTTGATCTATACAGAAAAAATGCTTAAGAAAAATTGA
- a CDS encoding IS110 family transposase has product MEQAHKMVDYSNQTISVGIDVHLTSWYITVYFDRLYIKSFRQDPCPDKLYSYLARNFPGGKYRCAYESGFCGYWILRRLEELGVECIVVNPADVPQTNKGQSNKTDKVDSKRLAIALESGMLKGIYIPDIEQQADRQLLRMSEKVGCEIRDNKRRIKGLLHHIGVKIPTEFSKGNWSVKYVRWLEGLELQHKSFELTVKRSIQTIAGLHEQQRLIFKDITEMTKKERYVKLVPLLKSVPGVGRLTAVTLAVEIGDMNRFANFDSLNSYIGLCPNEFSSGEKEKKGKMSYRKHNRIRSLLIENAWTSVRIDPALSLCYRQLCRRVTNKRAIIIIARKILSRIRKVWMDGKPYETGIEK; this is encoded by the coding sequence ATGGAACAAGCGCACAAAATGGTTGATTATAGCAACCAGACAATTTCGGTGGGTATTGATGTACACTTGACAAGTTGGTACATTACCGTTTACTTTGATAGGCTGTATATTAAGAGTTTTCGACAGGATCCGTGTCCGGACAAATTATACAGCTATTTGGCAAGGAATTTTCCGGGTGGTAAATACAGATGTGCTTATGAATCAGGTTTTTGTGGATATTGGATATTGAGGAGATTAGAGGAATTGGGAGTTGAATGTATAGTTGTAAATCCCGCAGATGTTCCACAGACGAACAAAGGCCAGAGTAATAAAACTGACAAAGTAGACTCTAAAAGGCTAGCAATAGCTTTGGAAAGCGGAATGTTAAAGGGAATATACATTCCAGATATAGAGCAACAAGCAGATAGGCAGCTGTTGCGAATGAGTGAGAAAGTGGGTTGTGAAATCAGGGATAATAAGAGACGAATTAAGGGACTGTTACATCATATTGGGGTAAAAATTCCAACAGAATTTAGTAAAGGGAATTGGAGTGTTAAGTACGTAAGATGGTTAGAAGGCTTGGAACTGCAACATAAGTCCTTTGAATTAACAGTGAAGCGATCAATACAGACCATAGCCGGCTTACATGAACAGCAGAGATTGATATTTAAGGATATAACAGAGATGACGAAGAAAGAAAGATATGTAAAATTAGTCCCATTATTAAAAAGCGTCCCTGGGGTTGGGCGACTTACGGCAGTAACTCTTGCTGTAGAAATAGGAGATATGAATCGGTTTGCAAACTTTGATAGCCTAAACAGTTATATAGGATTGTGTCCAAATGAATTCAGCAGTGGGGAAAAGGAAAAGAAGGGGAAGATGTCATATAGAAAACACAATAGGATCAGATCATTATTGATAGAAAACGCATGGACCTCAGTAAGAATTGATCCGGCATTGAGTTTGTGTTACAGACAATTATGCAGAAGAGTGACAAATAAAAGAGCAATTATAATTATTGCCAGGAAAATACTGAGCAGGATAAGAAAAGTATGGATGGACGGAAAGCCATATGAGACAGGAATAGAAAAATAG
- a CDS encoding M48 family metallopeptidase, with translation MFDKMTNYEALAGLLGHEFAHVEKRHSLRSMFRNLSSYMVLSILFGDLTGISGVLLENANSIQNLSYSREFEREADARAVELLTERNIGLTGMEGLFQIFLDEGNQGVQVPEFMRTHPVTEDRIVFVREKMSETGLEPVHYEVLKGLFERLKSQ, from the coding sequence TTGTTCGATAAAATGACCAATTACGAAGCCCTTGCAGGCCTGCTGGGTCATGAGTTTGCACATGTCGAGAAAAGACACAGTCTTCGGAGCATGTTTCGCAACCTGTCCAGTTATATGGTTCTCAGTATTTTATTTGGAGACCTGACCGGAATCAGTGGGGTCTTGCTCGAAAATGCAAACTCGATCCAGAACCTGAGTTATTCGAGAGAATTTGAAAGGGAAGCCGATGCGAGAGCTGTAGAGTTATTAACAGAAAGAAACATAGGCCTTACAGGGATGGAAGGATTATTCCAGATTTTTCTGGATGAAGGAAACCAGGGAGTCCAGGTACCGGAATTCATGCGAACACATCCAGTTACCGAAGACCGGATTGTGTTTGTCCGCGAAAAAATGTCGGAAACCGGTCTGGAACCCGTTCATTATGAAGTGCTTAAAGGACTCTTCGAGCGCTTGAAAAGCCAGTAA
- a CDS encoding O-antigen ligase family protein: MQFDQLKKPEIYLPVGISLLICGVAFGGQWLYLLALPVAILLGVVVFFKPDILFFSLGFLTPLSINPHDAELGKLSLALPSEPIAALLVLFFIYIFLTTDRIDRKLLMHPLSVLIYIYFFWLLVTTATSVDKVVSIKFVIAKMWFIIPGYFLAASYFREPQNLFRYLFLFVAGMFVISCYNIIHLAQFNFEDKPSQSTMQPFFKDHTILGAVSAMVLPLCFGLFRLSKNDVVKRIFFFSAILILTTGTIVTFSRAAWASIVPALLLLLVFVLHIRFKWVFAAMLLIMGYLFMNVEGILLEMERNKVAGGDDIEENIESISNISSDPSNLERINRWACALEMWKDKPVFGFGPGTYMFEYAPYQLGRNYTSISTNFGDIGNAHSEYLGPLAESGLIGMLIFMSLFVMCMYYSMRAFYATKDRSHRVMICTLACGLVTYFTHGFLNNFLDTDKACFIFWPMIAAIVMYDLRREA; this comes from the coding sequence ATGCAATTTGATCAACTTAAAAAGCCGGAAATTTATCTGCCTGTTGGTATCAGTTTGCTGATATGCGGCGTTGCTTTCGGCGGACAGTGGTTGTACTTATTGGCACTCCCGGTTGCAATTCTTTTAGGTGTTGTTGTTTTTTTTAAACCCGATATTTTATTTTTTAGTTTAGGTTTTCTGACACCCTTATCTATCAATCCGCACGATGCAGAATTGGGAAAACTGAGCCTTGCATTGCCAAGCGAGCCCATCGCCGCTTTGCTGGTTTTGTTTTTTATTTATATTTTTTTGACTACAGACCGAATTGACAGAAAGTTGTTGATGCACCCCTTGAGTGTGCTCATCTATATATATTTTTTCTGGTTGCTTGTTACGACTGCGACGAGCGTCGATAAAGTCGTATCCATCAAATTTGTGATTGCCAAAATGTGGTTCATTATTCCCGGATATTTTTTAGCAGCCAGTTATTTCAGAGAGCCGCAAAATTTATTCAGGTATTTGTTTTTATTTGTTGCCGGAATGTTTGTAATCAGTTGTTACAACATCATCCATCTGGCACAATTTAATTTCGAAGATAAACCTTCGCAATCGACCATGCAGCCCTTTTTTAAGGACCATACTATTTTAGGGGCCGTTTCAGCGATGGTGTTGCCCTTGTGTTTTGGTTTATTTCGATTATCGAAAAACGATGTGGTCAAGCGAATTTTCTTTTTTTCTGCAATCCTGATTCTGACCACCGGAACGATTGTTACTTTTTCCAGAGCGGCCTGGGCGAGTATCGTCCCGGCTTTATTGCTGTTGTTGGTTTTTGTTTTACACATCCGTTTTAAATGGGTATTTGCAGCAATGCTTTTGATCATGGGCTATTTGTTTATGAACGTCGAAGGCATATTGCTGGAAATGGAACGAAATAAAGTTGCCGGTGGCGACGACATCGAAGAAAATATTGAATCCATATCCAACATCAGCTCTGATCCTTCCAACCTGGAACGGATCAATCGGTGGGCCTGTGCTCTCGAAATGTGGAAGGACAAACCTGTATTCGGATTTGGTCCCGGCACGTATATGTTCGAGTATGCACCCTACCAGTTGGGAAGAAATTATACTTCGATCAGCACCAATTTTGGGGACATCGGAAATGCTCACAGCGAGTATCTGGGTCCTCTCGCAGAATCCGGACTCATCGGTATGTTGATTTTCATGAGTCTGTTTGTTATGTGCATGTATTATTCCATGCGTGCATTTTATGCGACGAAGGATCGATCACATCGCGTGATGATCTGCACTTTAGCTTGCGGATTGGTAACCTATTTCACGCACGGCTTTCTCAACAATTTTCTGGATACAGATAAGGCCTGTTTTATTTTCTGGCCCATGATCGCGGCGATTGTGATGTATGATTTGAGGAGAGAGGCATGA
- a CDS encoding ester cyclase, with protein MNKIICYLLFAILVSAFSCTHKEPTTSATDDHISISKKAHSFFSENKFDSVLNLASETIQVINYVSGQTFNGKQEFLSFMMGFKTAFPDLNINHTHVFEDGKGNVALEFEATGTHTGPLVVPGDTIAPTGKSVKLFVGEMHRIENGKIVSIHNYQDSGSLMAQLGLMK; from the coding sequence ATGAATAAAATAATCTGCTATTTACTTTTCGCAATTTTAGTCTCTGCATTTTCCTGTACACACAAGGAACCGACAACATCTGCAACCGATGACCATATTTCCATCAGCAAAAAAGCACATTCATTTTTTAGTGAAAACAAATTCGACAGCGTGCTGAACCTGGCATCGGAAACCATTCAGGTCATCAATTATGTGTCCGGGCAAACTTTTAACGGAAAACAGGAATTTCTAAGTTTTATGATGGGTTTTAAAACGGCATTCCCGGATCTGAACATCAATCACACCCATGTTTTTGAAGATGGCAAGGGAAATGTTGCCCTGGAATTTGAAGCAACAGGAACCCATACAGGACCCCTCGTTGTGCCGGGAGATACCATTGCACCCACCGGAAAATCCGTGAAATTATTTGTAGGTGAAATGCATCGCATAGAAAATGGCAAAATTGTAAGCATACACAATTATCAGGATTCCGGATCTCTGATGGCGCAATTGGGATTGATGAAGTAG
- a CDS encoding ester cyclase: MGFKSGFPDVKRSLKVVASGHGSVSVQGWLTGTNKGVFMGKPATGNKINVSALGVYKFNEDGKVSEAWVELDGATMINQLKGENLMSVSKNKK, translated from the coding sequence TTGGGTTTTAAATCCGGATTCCCCGATGTTAAACGCAGTTTGAAAGTCGTTGCCTCCGGTCATGGCTCCGTCTCTGTGCAAGGCTGGCTAACCGGTACCAACAAAGGAGTATTCATGGGCAAACCAGCTACCGGTAACAAAATAAACGTATCTGCTTTGGGCGTATATAAATTTAATGAAGACGGAAAAGTGAGTGAAGCCTGGGTGGAACTGGATGGTGCAACGATGATCAACCAATTAAAAGGTGAAAATCTGATGAGCGTCTCAAAAAATAAAAAATAA
- a CDS encoding ester cyclase — protein MKKLFMLSSFFMLFTASFLAGQEKKAGLIVTNYFNWLDAGNLDAVVALLTDDFKATAAFAPVAFDKKGWRGVGENFVTAYPGMKHEILDWFADDNKVVVSGIFKAKNTGINMGNPPTGNAVAVPFTTIFELDGKSKIKTLDTKFDMKLFESQLMAGINPHARNEANIRKAYASLENRDYKSFASVCSEDFSEIGFSPDPIKGVWNAIEAYKPFLNAFPDIKFDITSIVPAAPNTYYLTIKLSGTNTGSFMGIPPTGKHAVVEDMDVVVLNEQGLCISHKSVNPNGLLYSIGIMHKLDPRNAAAEASVLGIMAAADAGDTEKLISYFAPDAKHYFNGIANTNDELKNGSWVLNPDSPMLNAV, from the coding sequence ATGAAAAAGTTATTTATGCTCTCTTCCTTTTTTATGCTCTTTACAGCTTCCTTCCTGGCCGGTCAGGAAAAAAAAGCCGGGCTGATTGTTACCAATTATTTCAATTGGCTCGATGCCGGAAATCTGGATGCGGTAGTCGCTTTACTTACCGATGATTTTAAAGCAACTGCTGCTTTTGCACCTGTAGCCTTTGATAAGAAAGGTTGGCGTGGCGTCGGAGAAAACTTCGTCACGGCTTATCCTGGAATGAAACACGAAATCCTGGATTGGTTTGCGGATGATAATAAAGTGGTGGTGAGTGGAATTTTTAAAGCGAAAAATACCGGGATCAATATGGGGAATCCGCCAACGGGAAACGCTGTTGCAGTTCCGTTCACTACTATTTTTGAACTCGATGGAAAATCAAAAATCAAAACTCTCGATACAAAATTTGACATGAAGCTATTCGAAAGCCAGTTGATGGCAGGCATCAATCCACATGCCAGAAATGAAGCAAATATTCGCAAAGCTTATGCATCTCTTGAAAACCGCGATTACAAGAGTTTTGCCAGCGTATGTTCCGAAGATTTTTCGGAAATCGGATTCAGCCCGGATCCCATAAAAGGAGTGTGGAATGCCATTGAGGCCTACAAGCCATTTTTAAATGCATTTCCGGATATCAAATTCGATATCACTTCCATCGTTCCGGCTGCACCGAATACCTATTACCTGACCATAAAATTGTCCGGCACCAATACAGGAAGTTTTATGGGCATTCCTCCAACCGGTAAACATGCTGTCGTGGAAGACATGGATGTGGTTGTATTGAATGAGCAGGGACTTTGCATCTCTCACAAATCTGTCAATCCAAATGGATTGCTTTACAGCATTGGAATCATGCATAAACTCGATCCTCGAAATGCTGCTGCAGAAGCATCTGTGCTCGGCATCATGGCTGCGGCAGATGCAGGAGATACCGAAAAATTGATTTCATATTTTGCGCCAGATGCCAAGCATTACTTCAATGGAATCGCCAATACAAACGATGAGTTGAAAAACGGGTCTTGGGTTTTAAATCCGGATTCCCCGATGTTAAACGCAGTTTGA